A region of Homo sapiens chromosome X, GRCh38.p14 Primary Assembly DNA encodes the following proteins:
- the PORCN gene encoding protein-serine O-palmitoleoyltransferase porcupine isoform C (isoform C is encoded by transcript variant C) gives MATFSRQEFFQQLLQGCLLPTAQQGLDQIWLLLAICLACRLLWRLGLPSYLKHASTVAGGFFSLYHFFQLHMVWVVLLSLLCYLVLFLCRHSSHRGVFLSVTILIYLLMGEMHMVDTVTWHKMRGAQMIVAMKAVSLGFDLDRGEVGTVPSPVEFMGYLYFVGTIVFGPWISFHSYLQAVQGRPLSCRWLQKVARSLALALLCLVLSTCVGPYLFPYFIPLNGDRLLRKGTMVRWLRAYESAVSFHFSNYFVGFLSEATATLAGAGFTEEKDHLEWDLTVSKPLNVELPRSMVEVVTSWNLPMSYWLNNYVFKNALRLGTFSAVLVTYAASALLHGFSFHLAAVLLSLAFITYVEHVLRKRLARILSACVLSKRCPPDCSHQHRLGLGVRALNLLFGALAIFHLAYLGSLFDVDVDDTTEEQGYGMAYTVHKWSELSWASHWVTFGCWIFYRLIG, from the exons ATGGCCACCTTTAGCCGCCAGGAATTTTTCCAGCAGCTACTGCAAGGCTGTCTCCTGCCTACTGCCCAGCAGGGCCTTGACCAGATCTGGCTGCTCCTTGCCATCTGCCTCGCCTGCCGCCTCCTCTGGAGGCTCG GGTTGCCATCCTACCTGAAGCATGCAAGCACCGTGGCAGGCGGGTTCTTCAGCCTCTACCACTTCTTCCAGCTGCACATGGTTTGGGTCGTGCTGCTCAGCCTCCTGTGCTACCTCGTGCTGTTCCTCTGCCGACATTCCTCCCATCGAGGCGTCTTCCTATCCGTCACCATCCTCATCTACCTACTCATGGG TGAGATGCACATGGTAGACACCGTGACATGGCACAAGATGCGAG GGGCACAGATGATTGTGGCCATGAAGGCAGTGTCTCTGGGCTTCGACCTGGACCGGGGCGAGGTGGGTACGGTGCCCTCGCCAGTGGAGTTCATGGGCTACCTCTACTTCGTGGGCACCATCGTCTTCGGGCCCTGGATATCCTTCCACAGCTACCTACAAGCTGTCCAAGGCCGCCCACTG AGCTGCCGGTGGCTGCAGAAGGTGGCCCGGAGCCTGGCACTGGCCCTGCTGTGCCTTGTGCTGTCCACTTGCGTGGGCCCCTACCTCTTCCCGTACTTCATCCCCCTCAACGGTGACCGCCTCCTTCGCAA GGGCACCATGGTAAG GTGGCTGCGAGCCTACGAGAGTGCTGTCTCCTTCCACTTCAGCAACTATTTTGTGGGCTTTCTTTCCGAGGCCACGGCCACGTTGGCGGGGGCTGGCTTTACCGAGGAGAAGGATCACCTGGAATG GGACCTGACGGTGTCCAAGCCACTGAATGTGGAGCTGCCTCGGTCAATGGTGGAAGTTGTCACAAGCTGGAACCTGCCCATGTCTTATTGGCTAAATAACT ATGTTTTCAAGAATGCTCTCCGCCTGGGGACCTTCTCGGCTGTGCTGGTCACCTATGCAGCCAGCGCCCTCCTACAT GGCTTCAGTTTCCACCTGGCTGCGGTCCTGCTGTCCCTGGCTTTTATCACTTACGTGGAGCATG TCCTCCGGAAGCGCCTGGCTCGGATCCTCAGTGCCTGTGTCTTGTCAAAGCGGTGCCCGCCAGACTGTTCGCACCAGCATCGCTTG GGCCTGGGGGTGCGAGCCTTAAACTTGCTCTTTGGAGCTCTGGCCATCTTCCACCTGGCCTACCTGGGCTCCCTGTTTGATGTCGATGTGGATGACACCACAGAGGAGCAG GGCTACGGCATGGCATACACTGTCCACAAGTGGTCAGAGCTCAGCTGGGCCAGTCACTGGGTCACTTTTGGATGCTGGATCTTCTACCGTCTCATAGGCTGA
- the PORCN gene encoding protein-serine O-palmitoleoyltransferase porcupine isoform D (isoform D is encoded by transcript variant D) codes for MATFSRQEFFQQLLQGCLLPTAQQGLDQIWLLLAICLACRLLWRLGLPSYLKHASTVAGGFFSLYHFFQLHMVWVVLLSLLCYLVLFLCRHSSHRGVFLSVTILIYLLMGEMHMVDTVTWHKMRGAQMIVAMKAVSLGFDLDRGEVGTVPSPVEFMGYLYFVGTIVFGPWISFHSYLQAVQGRPLSCRWLQKVARSLALALLCLVLSTCVGPYLFPYFIPLNGDRLLRNKKRKARGTMVRWLRAYESAVSFHFSNYFVGFLSEATATLAGAGFTEEKDHLEWDLTVSKPLNVELPRSMVEVVTSWNLPMSYWLNNYVFKNALRLGTFSAVLVTYAASALLHGFSFHLAAVLLSLAFITYVEHVLRKRLARILSACVLSKRCPPDCSHQHRLGLGVRALNLLFGALAIFHLAYLGSLFDVDVDDTTEEQGYGMAYTVHKWSELSWASHWVTFGCWIFYRLIG; via the exons ATGGCCACCTTTAGCCGCCAGGAATTTTTCCAGCAGCTACTGCAAGGCTGTCTCCTGCCTACTGCCCAGCAGGGCCTTGACCAGATCTGGCTGCTCCTTGCCATCTGCCTCGCCTGCCGCCTCCTCTGGAGGCTCG GGTTGCCATCCTACCTGAAGCATGCAAGCACCGTGGCAGGCGGGTTCTTCAGCCTCTACCACTTCTTCCAGCTGCACATGGTTTGGGTCGTGCTGCTCAGCCTCCTGTGCTACCTCGTGCTGTTCCTCTGCCGACATTCCTCCCATCGAGGCGTCTTCCTATCCGTCACCATCCTCATCTACCTACTCATGGG TGAGATGCACATGGTAGACACCGTGACATGGCACAAGATGCGAG GGGCACAGATGATTGTGGCCATGAAGGCAGTGTCTCTGGGCTTCGACCTGGACCGGGGCGAGGTGGGTACGGTGCCCTCGCCAGTGGAGTTCATGGGCTACCTCTACTTCGTGGGCACCATCGTCTTCGGGCCCTGGATATCCTTCCACAGCTACCTACAAGCTGTCCAAGGCCGCCCACTG AGCTGCCGGTGGCTGCAGAAGGTGGCCCGGAGCCTGGCACTGGCCCTGCTGTGCCTTGTGCTGTCCACTTGCGTGGGCCCCTACCTCTTCCCGTACTTCATCCCCCTCAACGGTGACCGCCTCCTTCGCAA CAAGAAACGCAAAGCCAG GGGCACCATGGTAAG GTGGCTGCGAGCCTACGAGAGTGCTGTCTCCTTCCACTTCAGCAACTATTTTGTGGGCTTTCTTTCCGAGGCCACGGCCACGTTGGCGGGGGCTGGCTTTACCGAGGAGAAGGATCACCTGGAATG GGACCTGACGGTGTCCAAGCCACTGAATGTGGAGCTGCCTCGGTCAATGGTGGAAGTTGTCACAAGCTGGAACCTGCCCATGTCTTATTGGCTAAATAACT ATGTTTTCAAGAATGCTCTCCGCCTGGGGACCTTCTCGGCTGTGCTGGTCACCTATGCAGCCAGCGCCCTCCTACAT GGCTTCAGTTTCCACCTGGCTGCGGTCCTGCTGTCCCTGGCTTTTATCACTTACGTGGAGCATG TCCTCCGGAAGCGCCTGGCTCGGATCCTCAGTGCCTGTGTCTTGTCAAAGCGGTGCCCGCCAGACTGTTCGCACCAGCATCGCTTG GGCCTGGGGGTGCGAGCCTTAAACTTGCTCTTTGGAGCTCTGGCCATCTTCCACCTGGCCTACCTGGGCTCCCTGTTTGATGTCGATGTGGATGACACCACAGAGGAGCAG GGCTACGGCATGGCATACACTGTCCACAAGTGGTCAGAGCTCAGCTGGGCCAGTCACTGGGTCACTTTTGGATGCTGGATCTTCTACCGTCTCATAGGCTGA
- the PORCN gene encoding protein-serine O-palmitoleoyltransferase porcupine isoform A (isoform A is encoded by transcript variant A), producing MATFSRQEFFQQLLQGCLLPTAQQGLDQIWLLLAICLACRLLWRLGLPSYLKHASTVAGGFFSLYHFFQLHMVWVVLLSLLCYLVLFLCRHSSHRGVFLSVTILIYLLMGEMHMVDTVTWHKMRGAQMIVAMKAVSLGFDLDRGEVGTVPSPVEFMGYLYFVGTIVFGPWISFHSYLQAVQGRPLSCRWLQKVARSLALALLCLVLSTCVGPYLFPYFIPLNGDRLLRKWLRAYESAVSFHFSNYFVGFLSEATATLAGAGFTEEKDHLEWDLTVSKPLNVELPRSMVEVVTSWNLPMSYWLNNYVFKNALRLGTFSAVLVTYAASALLHGFSFHLAAVLLSLAFITYVEHVLRKRLARILSACVLSKRCPPDCSHQHRLGLGVRALNLLFGALAIFHLAYLGSLFDVDVDDTTEEQGYGMAYTVHKWSELSWASHWVTFGCWIFYRLIG from the exons ATGGCCACCTTTAGCCGCCAGGAATTTTTCCAGCAGCTACTGCAAGGCTGTCTCCTGCCTACTGCCCAGCAGGGCCTTGACCAGATCTGGCTGCTCCTTGCCATCTGCCTCGCCTGCCGCCTCCTCTGGAGGCTCG GGTTGCCATCCTACCTGAAGCATGCAAGCACCGTGGCAGGCGGGTTCTTCAGCCTCTACCACTTCTTCCAGCTGCACATGGTTTGGGTCGTGCTGCTCAGCCTCCTGTGCTACCTCGTGCTGTTCCTCTGCCGACATTCCTCCCATCGAGGCGTCTTCCTATCCGTCACCATCCTCATCTACCTACTCATGGG TGAGATGCACATGGTAGACACCGTGACATGGCACAAGATGCGAG GGGCACAGATGATTGTGGCCATGAAGGCAGTGTCTCTGGGCTTCGACCTGGACCGGGGCGAGGTGGGTACGGTGCCCTCGCCAGTGGAGTTCATGGGCTACCTCTACTTCGTGGGCACCATCGTCTTCGGGCCCTGGATATCCTTCCACAGCTACCTACAAGCTGTCCAAGGCCGCCCACTG AGCTGCCGGTGGCTGCAGAAGGTGGCCCGGAGCCTGGCACTGGCCCTGCTGTGCCTTGTGCTGTCCACTTGCGTGGGCCCCTACCTCTTCCCGTACTTCATCCCCCTCAACGGTGACCGCCTCCTTCGCAA GTGGCTGCGAGCCTACGAGAGTGCTGTCTCCTTCCACTTCAGCAACTATTTTGTGGGCTTTCTTTCCGAGGCCACGGCCACGTTGGCGGGGGCTGGCTTTACCGAGGAGAAGGATCACCTGGAATG GGACCTGACGGTGTCCAAGCCACTGAATGTGGAGCTGCCTCGGTCAATGGTGGAAGTTGTCACAAGCTGGAACCTGCCCATGTCTTATTGGCTAAATAACT ATGTTTTCAAGAATGCTCTCCGCCTGGGGACCTTCTCGGCTGTGCTGGTCACCTATGCAGCCAGCGCCCTCCTACAT GGCTTCAGTTTCCACCTGGCTGCGGTCCTGCTGTCCCTGGCTTTTATCACTTACGTGGAGCATG TCCTCCGGAAGCGCCTGGCTCGGATCCTCAGTGCCTGTGTCTTGTCAAAGCGGTGCCCGCCAGACTGTTCGCACCAGCATCGCTTG GGCCTGGGGGTGCGAGCCTTAAACTTGCTCTTTGGAGCTCTGGCCATCTTCCACCTGGCCTACCTGGGCTCCCTGTTTGATGTCGATGTGGATGACACCACAGAGGAGCAG GGCTACGGCATGGCATACACTGTCCACAAGTGGTCAGAGCTCAGCTGGGCCAGTCACTGGGTCACTTTTGGATGCTGGATCTTCTACCGTCTCATAGGCTGA
- the PORCN gene encoding protein-serine O-palmitoleoyltransferase porcupine isoform B (isoform B is encoded by transcript variant B), which produces MATFSRQEFFQQLLQGCLLPTAQQGLDQIWLLLAICLACRLLWRLGLPSYLKHASTVAGGFFSLYHFFQLHMVWVVLLSLLCYLVLFLCRHSSHRGVFLSVTILIYLLMGEMHMVDTVTWHKMRGAQMIVAMKAVSLGFDLDRGEVGTVPSPVEFMGYLYFVGTIVFGPWISFHSYLQAVQGRPLSCRWLQKVARSLALALLCLVLSTCVGPYLFPYFIPLNGDRLLRNKKRKARWLRAYESAVSFHFSNYFVGFLSEATATLAGAGFTEEKDHLEWDLTVSKPLNVELPRSMVEVVTSWNLPMSYWLNNYVFKNALRLGTFSAVLVTYAASALLHGFSFHLAAVLLSLAFITYVEHVLRKRLARILSACVLSKRCPPDCSHQHRLGLGVRALNLLFGALAIFHLAYLGSLFDVDVDDTTEEQGYGMAYTVHKWSELSWASHWVTFGCWIFYRLIG; this is translated from the exons ATGGCCACCTTTAGCCGCCAGGAATTTTTCCAGCAGCTACTGCAAGGCTGTCTCCTGCCTACTGCCCAGCAGGGCCTTGACCAGATCTGGCTGCTCCTTGCCATCTGCCTCGCCTGCCGCCTCCTCTGGAGGCTCG GGTTGCCATCCTACCTGAAGCATGCAAGCACCGTGGCAGGCGGGTTCTTCAGCCTCTACCACTTCTTCCAGCTGCACATGGTTTGGGTCGTGCTGCTCAGCCTCCTGTGCTACCTCGTGCTGTTCCTCTGCCGACATTCCTCCCATCGAGGCGTCTTCCTATCCGTCACCATCCTCATCTACCTACTCATGGG TGAGATGCACATGGTAGACACCGTGACATGGCACAAGATGCGAG GGGCACAGATGATTGTGGCCATGAAGGCAGTGTCTCTGGGCTTCGACCTGGACCGGGGCGAGGTGGGTACGGTGCCCTCGCCAGTGGAGTTCATGGGCTACCTCTACTTCGTGGGCACCATCGTCTTCGGGCCCTGGATATCCTTCCACAGCTACCTACAAGCTGTCCAAGGCCGCCCACTG AGCTGCCGGTGGCTGCAGAAGGTGGCCCGGAGCCTGGCACTGGCCCTGCTGTGCCTTGTGCTGTCCACTTGCGTGGGCCCCTACCTCTTCCCGTACTTCATCCCCCTCAACGGTGACCGCCTCCTTCGCAA CAAGAAACGCAAAGCCAG GTGGCTGCGAGCCTACGAGAGTGCTGTCTCCTTCCACTTCAGCAACTATTTTGTGGGCTTTCTTTCCGAGGCCACGGCCACGTTGGCGGGGGCTGGCTTTACCGAGGAGAAGGATCACCTGGAATG GGACCTGACGGTGTCCAAGCCACTGAATGTGGAGCTGCCTCGGTCAATGGTGGAAGTTGTCACAAGCTGGAACCTGCCCATGTCTTATTGGCTAAATAACT ATGTTTTCAAGAATGCTCTCCGCCTGGGGACCTTCTCGGCTGTGCTGGTCACCTATGCAGCCAGCGCCCTCCTACAT GGCTTCAGTTTCCACCTGGCTGCGGTCCTGCTGTCCCTGGCTTTTATCACTTACGTGGAGCATG TCCTCCGGAAGCGCCTGGCTCGGATCCTCAGTGCCTGTGTCTTGTCAAAGCGGTGCCCGCCAGACTGTTCGCACCAGCATCGCTTG GGCCTGGGGGTGCGAGCCTTAAACTTGCTCTTTGGAGCTCTGGCCATCTTCCACCTGGCCTACCTGGGCTCCCTGTTTGATGTCGATGTGGATGACACCACAGAGGAGCAG GGCTACGGCATGGCATACACTGTCCACAAGTGGTCAGAGCTCAGCTGGGCCAGTCACTGGGTCACTTTTGGATGCTGGATCTTCTACCGTCTCATAGGCTGA
- the PORCN gene encoding protein-serine O-palmitoleoyltransferase porcupine isoform F (isoform F is encoded by transcript variant F): MVWVVLLSLLCYLVLFLCRHSSHRGVFLSVTILIYLLMGEMHMVDTVTWHKMRGAQMIVAMKAVSLGFDLDRGEVGTVPSPVEFMGYLYFVGTIVFGPWISFHSYLQAVQGRPLSCRWLQKVARSLALALLCLVLSTCVGPYLFPYFIPLNGDRLLRKWLRAYESAVSFHFSNYFVGFLSEATATLAGAGFTEEKDHLEWDLTVSKPLNVELPRSMVEVVTSWNLPMSYWLNNYVFKNALRLGTFSAVLVTYAASALLHGFSFHLAAVLLSLAFITYVEHVLRKRLARILSACVLSKRCPPDCSHQHRLGLGVRALNLLFGALAIFHLAYLGSLFDVDVDDTTEEQGYGMAYTVHKWSELSWASHWVTFGCWIFYRLIG, from the exons ATGGTTTGGGTCGTGCTGCTCAGCCTCCTGTGCTACCTCGTGCTGTTCCTCTGCCGACATTCCTCCCATCGAGGCGTCTTCCTATCCGTCACCATCCTCATCTACCTACTCATGGG TGAGATGCACATGGTAGACACCGTGACATGGCACAAGATGCGAG GGGCACAGATGATTGTGGCCATGAAGGCAGTGTCTCTGGGCTTCGACCTGGACCGGGGCGAGGTGGGTACGGTGCCCTCGCCAGTGGAGTTCATGGGCTACCTCTACTTCGTGGGCACCATCGTCTTCGGGCCCTGGATATCCTTCCACAGCTACCTACAAGCTGTCCAAGGCCGCCCACTG AGCTGCCGGTGGCTGCAGAAGGTGGCCCGGAGCCTGGCACTGGCCCTGCTGTGCCTTGTGCTGTCCACTTGCGTGGGCCCCTACCTCTTCCCGTACTTCATCCCCCTCAACGGTGACCGCCTCCTTCGCAA GTGGCTGCGAGCCTACGAGAGTGCTGTCTCCTTCCACTTCAGCAACTATTTTGTGGGCTTTCTTTCCGAGGCCACGGCCACGTTGGCGGGGGCTGGCTTTACCGAGGAGAAGGATCACCTGGAATG GGACCTGACGGTGTCCAAGCCACTGAATGTGGAGCTGCCTCGGTCAATGGTGGAAGTTGTCACAAGCTGGAACCTGCCCATGTCTTATTGGCTAAATAACT ATGTTTTCAAGAATGCTCTCCGCCTGGGGACCTTCTCGGCTGTGCTGGTCACCTATGCAGCCAGCGCCCTCCTACAT GGCTTCAGTTTCCACCTGGCTGCGGTCCTGCTGTCCCTGGCTTTTATCACTTACGTGGAGCATG TCCTCCGGAAGCGCCTGGCTCGGATCCTCAGTGCCTGTGTCTTGTCAAAGCGGTGCCCGCCAGACTGTTCGCACCAGCATCGCTTG GGCCTGGGGGTGCGAGCCTTAAACTTGCTCTTTGGAGCTCTGGCCATCTTCCACCTGGCCTACCTGGGCTCCCTGTTTGATGTCGATGTGGATGACACCACAGAGGAGCAG GGCTACGGCATGGCATACACTGTCCACAAGTGGTCAGAGCTCAGCTGGGCCAGTCACTGGGTCACTTTTGGATGCTGGATCTTCTACCGTCTCATAGGCTGA
- the PORCN gene encoding protein-serine O-palmitoleoyltransferase porcupine isoform X15: MVWVVLLSLLCYLVLFLCRHSSHRGVFLSVTILIYLLMGEMHMVDTVTWHKMRGAQMIVAMKAVSLGFDLDRGEVGTVPSPVEFMGYLYFVGTIVFGPWISFHSYLQAVQGRPLSCRWLQKVARSLALALLCLVLSTCVGPYLFPYFIPLNGDRLLRNKKRKARGTMVRWLRAYESAVSFHFSNYFVGFLSEATATLAGAGFTEEKDHLEWDLTVSKPLNVELPRSMVEVVTSWNLPMSYWLNNYVFKNALRLGTFSAVLVTYAASALLHGFSFHLAAVLLSLAFITYVEHVLRKRLARILSACVLSKRCPPDCSHQHRLGLGVRALNLLFGALAIFHLAYLGSLFDVDVDDTTEEQGYGMAYTVHKWSELSWASHWVTFGCWIFYRLIG, translated from the exons ATGGTTTGGGTCGTGCTGCTCAGCCTCCTGTGCTACCTCGTGCTGTTCCTCTGCCGACATTCCTCCCATCGAGGCGTCTTCCTATCCGTCACCATCCTCATCTACCTACTCATGGG TGAGATGCACATGGTAGACACCGTGACATGGCACAAGATGCGAG GGGCACAGATGATTGTGGCCATGAAGGCAGTGTCTCTGGGCTTCGACCTGGACCGGGGCGAGGTGGGTACGGTGCCCTCGCCAGTGGAGTTCATGGGCTACCTCTACTTCGTGGGCACCATCGTCTTCGGGCCCTGGATATCCTTCCACAGCTACCTACAAGCTGTCCAAGGCCGCCCACTG AGCTGCCGGTGGCTGCAGAAGGTGGCCCGGAGCCTGGCACTGGCCCTGCTGTGCCTTGTGCTGTCCACTTGCGTGGGCCCCTACCTCTTCCCGTACTTCATCCCCCTCAACGGTGACCGCCTCCTTCGCAA CAAGAAACGCAAAGCCAG GGGCACCATGGTAAG GTGGCTGCGAGCCTACGAGAGTGCTGTCTCCTTCCACTTCAGCAACTATTTTGTGGGCTTTCTTTCCGAGGCCACGGCCACGTTGGCGGGGGCTGGCTTTACCGAGGAGAAGGATCACCTGGAATG GGACCTGACGGTGTCCAAGCCACTGAATGTGGAGCTGCCTCGGTCAATGGTGGAAGTTGTCACAAGCTGGAACCTGCCCATGTCTTATTGGCTAAATAACT ATGTTTTCAAGAATGCTCTCCGCCTGGGGACCTTCTCGGCTGTGCTGGTCACCTATGCAGCCAGCGCCCTCCTACAT GGCTTCAGTTTCCACCTGGCTGCGGTCCTGCTGTCCCTGGCTTTTATCACTTACGTGGAGCATG TCCTCCGGAAGCGCCTGGCTCGGATCCTCAGTGCCTGTGTCTTGTCAAAGCGGTGCCCGCCAGACTGTTCGCACCAGCATCGCTTG GGCCTGGGGGTGCGAGCCTTAAACTTGCTCTTTGGAGCTCTGGCCATCTTCCACCTGGCCTACCTGGGCTCCCTGTTTGATGTCGATGTGGATGACACCACAGAGGAGCAG GGCTACGGCATGGCATACACTGTCCACAAGTGGTCAGAGCTCAGCTGGGCCAGTCACTGGGTCACTTTTGGATGCTGGATCTTCTACCGTCTCATAGGCTGA